One genomic region from Nocardia vinacea encodes:
- a CDS encoding MurR/RpiR family transcriptional regulator: MPEADDVRTRLLAALPRLTPTALRVAQVIRHNPAAAAQLTVSQLADRSATSTSAIVRLAKTLGYEGYPQLRLAMAAVGGEDGSPVFATDIDADDALSKVLHKLTAFETEGMMATAELADPATMEAVVDALVGARRVHLVGIGASGLVAMDMAQKLTRIGMWCGACTSEDDALVQASLLQAGDVTVAFSHSGETAAIVEAVRRAADAGVTTVAVTAGARSGLANAAAHTVLVAGREDGFRSAAMASRMSQLLIVDALYVGVLQRTPSAARALRRTYEAVADRRTKEAE, translated from the coding sequence ATGCCCGAGGCTGATGACGTACGCACTCGCCTGCTGGCGGCCCTGCCACGACTCACCCCGACCGCACTTCGTGTCGCGCAGGTGATCCGGCACAACCCGGCCGCCGCCGCACAGCTCACCGTGAGCCAACTCGCCGACCGGTCTGCGACCAGCACCTCCGCGATCGTCCGGCTGGCGAAAACCCTCGGCTACGAAGGCTATCCGCAGCTGCGACTCGCAATGGCCGCAGTCGGCGGAGAGGACGGCTCGCCCGTATTCGCCACCGATATCGACGCCGACGACGCGTTGTCGAAGGTGCTGCACAAACTCACCGCCTTCGAAACCGAGGGCATGATGGCGACCGCCGAACTCGCCGATCCGGCCACCATGGAGGCCGTCGTCGACGCACTGGTGGGCGCTCGACGGGTGCACCTGGTAGGTATCGGCGCGTCCGGACTCGTCGCGATGGATATGGCGCAGAAGCTGACTCGCATCGGAATGTGGTGCGGCGCATGCACATCCGAGGATGATGCACTGGTCCAGGCCAGCCTGCTCCAGGCCGGTGATGTAACCGTCGCGTTCTCGCATTCGGGCGAAACCGCCGCGATCGTCGAGGCCGTGCGCCGGGCCGCCGACGCGGGCGTGACCACGGTCGCCGTGACCGCGGGAGCACGATCCGGACTCGCGAATGCCGCCGCGCACACGGTGCTCGTGGCCGGACGCGAGGACGGATTCCGTTCCGCGGCCATGGCGAGTCGCATGAGTCAGCTCCTCATCGTCGACGCACTGTATGTCGGCGTCCTGCAACGCACGCCGTCGGCAGCCAGGGCGCTGCGGCGCACTTACGAGGCGGTAGCCGATCGTCGAACCAAGGAGGCCGAATGA